From a region of the Stenotrophomonas sp. BIO128-Bstrain genome:
- a CDS encoding glycosyltransferase family 39 protein codes for MATATVVLGAGLGLRDPWPADEPRFALVASQMVDSGNWLFPRRGGELYADKPPLFMWIQAALLQLTGNLRIAFLLPSVLSGIACVWMTYDLGRRLWSKQAGIYAGWALLLAVQFTLQMKRAQIDPLLLAWVTLAHYGLIRHIVRGPDWRMWTVAWFAAGLGVITKGVGVIALFMLVPALALTFSRKMSASWIGDRRAWLGPLALLVAIGIWLIPMLIAVWIHPTQENLEYARNILFRQTIQRYGNSWHHFQAPWYFLVVIATSWLPTIALLPWAGPSLYKGLCRFDERLWLPVGSLALIVLFFSVPAGKRDMYILPGLPMLCLALAASLPDIVGRVGVRRLATAFVSLLGTATATLGIWMLASNPRFEVKLLTERGSSEDSHSIAILVLLASLPLLVGAALSLSGSAWKGLLTGMSGFWVVYGFAGPSVLNEASSSRGLMEQVSTRIGPSAQLGLVGWREQQLLMSQSATAEFGFNRPARQQLATALSWQQERQDVRWLLIEGSVLENCGDRRPDPSLQFGVANRRTWWLIPAGALSTCETSIR; via the coding sequence ATGGCAACCGCTACGGTGGTCCTCGGTGCGGGCCTGGGCCTGCGCGACCCTTGGCCTGCCGATGAGCCGAGATTCGCCTTGGTTGCCTCCCAAATGGTGGACAGCGGAAACTGGCTGTTCCCACGCCGCGGTGGAGAGCTGTACGCAGACAAGCCTCCGCTCTTCATGTGGATCCAGGCTGCCCTGCTGCAGCTGACCGGAAATCTCAGGATTGCCTTCCTGCTTCCCTCGGTGCTGTCAGGTATCGCATGTGTGTGGATGACCTACGACCTAGGACGGCGCTTGTGGTCCAAGCAGGCCGGGATCTACGCAGGTTGGGCGCTACTCCTCGCCGTGCAGTTCACTCTGCAGATGAAGCGCGCGCAGATCGATCCCCTGCTGCTTGCATGGGTCACCTTGGCCCACTACGGCCTCATTCGGCACATTGTTCGCGGTCCGGATTGGCGGATGTGGACCGTGGCGTGGTTTGCGGCCGGGTTGGGAGTGATCACCAAGGGCGTGGGAGTGATTGCACTCTTCATGCTGGTTCCAGCCCTGGCGCTGACGTTTTCCAGGAAGATGAGTGCTTCTTGGATAGGTGATCGACGCGCGTGGCTGGGACCCCTGGCCTTGTTGGTCGCGATTGGCATCTGGCTCATTCCGATGCTGATCGCTGTATGGATCCACCCCACCCAAGAGAACCTTGAGTACGCGCGTAACATCCTGTTCCGCCAGACGATCCAGCGTTACGGAAACTCATGGCATCACTTCCAGGCACCGTGGTACTTCCTCGTAGTTATAGCTACGTCGTGGTTGCCAACGATCGCCCTTCTTCCCTGGGCGGGGCCAAGCCTCTACAAAGGGCTTTGTCGCTTTGACGAACGTCTATGGCTTCCGGTCGGCAGCCTCGCCCTGATCGTACTGTTCTTTTCAGTTCCTGCAGGAAAGCGAGACATGTACATCCTCCCCGGCCTGCCGATGCTGTGCTTGGCGCTCGCTGCGTCTCTTCCAGACATTGTCGGAAGAGTCGGAGTACGAAGATTGGCGACCGCGTTTGTCTCGCTCCTGGGTACGGCAACGGCGACCTTGGGGATATGGATGCTCGCTTCCAACCCTCGGTTCGAAGTGAAGCTTCTCACTGAGCGTGGCTCTAGTGAGGACTCGCACTCGATCGCCATCCTGGTCCTCCTCGCCTCGTTGCCCTTGCTGGTTGGTGCGGCTCTCTCACTTTCAGGCAGCGCCTGGAAGGGGCTGCTCACGGGGATGAGTGGTTTTTGGGTCGTCTACGGGTTTGCGGGTCCCAGCGTCCTGAACGAGGCAAGCTCATCCCGGGGGCTCATGGAACAGGTGAGCACACGCATCGGACCTTCGGCGCAACTGGGACTGGTCGGTTGGCGCGAGCAGCAATTGCTCATGTCGCAATCAGCCACGGCGGAGTTCGGCTTCAATCGGCCTGCTAGGCAGCAGCTTGCCACGGCATTGAGTTGGCAGCAGGAGCGCCAGGACGTGCGTTGGCTGCTCATTGAGGGGTCGGTGCTAGAGAACTGCGGTGATCGAAGGCCGGATCCATCCTTGCAGTTTGGAGTAGCCAATCGAAGAACCTGGTGGCTCATTCCGGCTGGAGCTCTATCGACATGCGAAACCTCAATTCGCTAG
- a CDS encoding zinc-binding alcohol dehydrogenase family protein, translated as MKSVVASSFGPAPTMHIEQRPVPSPREGYTLVRMHAATVNPLSSQVLAGIVEHARAPLVLTNDGAGIAEHSGAFEPGTRVAIYGGAALGVTEDGLQQQWALVQDKRIIRLPDSITLDQGAAFPINYVTAYQALTRIGQVKDGQTVLIS; from the coding sequence ATGAAATCAGTCGTAGCCAGTTCATTCGGCCCTGCGCCCACCATGCACATTGAACAACGGCCAGTACCGTCGCCACGTGAGGGCTACACGTTGGTTCGCATGCACGCTGCTACCGTTAACCCACTTTCAAGCCAGGTCCTCGCGGGTATTGTCGAGCACGCACGCGCACCATTGGTGCTGACTAATGACGGTGCCGGTATTGCTGAACACAGCGGCGCTTTTGAGCCAGGAACACGCGTGGCCATCTACGGCGGTGCCGCACTCGGCGTTACTGAGGATGGCCTGCAGCAGCAGTGGGCATTGGTGCAGGACAAGCGCATCATCCGCCTTCCTGATTCCATCACCCTGGATCAGGGGGCCGCCTTTCCCATCAACTACGTCACCGCCTACCAGGCTTTGACCCGCATTGGACAGGTGAAGGACGGGCAGACAGTGCTGATCTCTTGA
- a CDS encoding IS3-like element ISStma9 family transposase (programmed frameshift): protein MSTKRYTDEFKIEAVRQIVEYGRPVAEVAERLGVSIHSLYGWKRQQGKGDVGRRVEQDQNAEVRRLKAELRRVTEERDIPKKSRRVLCKGVRAKYAFMKQHADEFGLAAMCRMLGVHRSGYYAWLKEPASARDKDDQRLLGLIKHSWLESGSVYGHRKVTTDLRELGETCSRHRVARLMKSEGLRAMVGYGRRPRPLSGPVGSVAKNVLARGFKVSEPNRAWVTDITYIRTYDGFLYLAVVLDLFSRQVVGWATRPTQHTDLVLQALLAAVWRRKPSPGLLLHSDQGTQFTSEDWQSFLREHDIVCSMSRRGNCHDNAAMESFFQLLKRERIKRRIYSNHDEARADVFQYIEMFYNPKRRHSSNDGLSPVEFEKQYALNG from the exons ATGAGCACGAAGCGGTACACCGATGAGTTCAAGATCGAGGCGGTCCGACAGATCGTTGAGTACGGCCGTCCGGTAGCGGAGGTTGCCGAGCGACTGGGCGTGTCGATCCATAGTCTTTACGGCTGGAAGCGGCAACAAGGCAAAGGCGATGTTGGCCGGCGTGTCGAGCAGGACCAGAACGCGGAAGTGCGCCGCCTCAAGGCTGAGCTACGCAGGGTCACTGAAGAGCGAGACATCC CTAAAAAAAGCCGCCGCGTACTTTGCAAAGGGGTAAGAGCAAAGTACGCCTTCATGAAGCAACACGCAGATGAGTTCGGCCTCGCGGCGATGTGTCGGATGCTTGGCGTCCATCGCAGTGGCTACTACGCCTGGCTAAAAGAGCCGGCAAGCGCTCGCGACAAGGACGATCAGCGGTTGCTCGGCCTAATCAAGCACAGCTGGCTGGAAAGCGGCTCTGTGTATGGCCACCGCAAAGTGACCACAGATCTGCGCGAGCTTGGCGAGACGTGTAGTCGTCATCGCGTGGCACGCTTGATGAAGAGCGAGGGGCTGCGGGCAATGGTCGGCTACGGTCGGCGACCACGCCCATTGAGCGGCCCTGTTGGATCAGTCGCCAAGAACGTTCTGGCTCGCGGCTTCAAAGTCAGTGAGCCAAATCGCGCGTGGGTCACGGACATCACCTACATCCGCACGTACGACGGCTTCCTGTACTTGGCGGTAGTGCTTGATCTGTTTTCGCGTCAGGTCGTTGGATGGGCAACCCGACCAACTCAACATACGGACCTGGTTTTGCAGGCGCTATTGGCTGCAGTGTGGCGGCGCAAGCCAAGCCCCGGGCTTCTGCTTCACTCCGACCAGGGAACCCAGTTCACCAGCGAAGACTGGCAGAGCTTCCTGCGCGAGCACGACATCGTGTGCAGCATGAGTCGACGAGGAAACTGCCATGACAACGCAGCGATGGAGAGCTTCTTCCAGCTACTGAAGCGGGAGCGTATTAAGCGGAGGATCTACAGCAATCACGACGAGGCACGGGCCGACGTCTTCCAGTACATCGAGATGTTCTACAACCCAAAACGGCGGCACAGTTCCAACGACGGGCTGTCCCCGGTAGAGTTCGAGAAGCAGTACGCACTAAACGGCTGA
- a CDS encoding antitoxin, giving the protein MVRFNFSSSKSESAVAESYNQWFRAKIERAIADARPAIHHDQCSSSDNSAPLR; this is encoded by the coding sequence ATGGTCAGGTTCAATTTCAGCAGTTCCAAATCTGAGTCAGCTGTGGCCGAGAGCTACAACCAGTGGTTCCGAGCAAAAATTGAGCGCGCCATTGCCGATGCGCGACCGGCGATTCATCACGATCAGTGTTCGTCATCAGACAATTCTGCCCCGTTGAGGTAG
- a CDS encoding aldo/keto reductase: protein MKTRTLGQGLEVSALGLGCMGMSAAYGPAADKLEMIALIRTAVERGITHFDTAEAYGPFANEDLVGEALAPVRDQVVIATKFGFDIDPVTGARGTGTNSQPAHIRAAVEASLKRLRTERIDLLYQHRVDPAVPIEEVAEAVKTLIAEGKVAHFGLSEAGVQTIRRAHAVQPLTAVQSEYSLFWREPEKALLPLLEELNIGFVPFSPLGAGFLTGKIDENTQFDATDFRNAVPRFSAEARRANMALVEVVKTMAAEKGGTPAQVALAWLLAQRSWISPIPGTTKPHRLDENLGAVDLVLDAADLARIDEDVARISISGERLPEAALKMTGK from the coding sequence ATGAAGACCCGTACCCTTGGACAAGGCCTTGAAGTTTCTGCCCTCGGCCTCGGCTGCATGGGCATGAGCGCGGCGTATGGCCCGGCCGCAGACAAGCTGGAAATGATTGCGCTGATCCGCACGGCGGTGGAGCGCGGCATCACCCACTTCGACACCGCCGAAGCCTACGGCCCCTTTGCCAACGAAGACCTGGTGGGCGAGGCACTGGCGCCCGTTCGTGACCAGGTCGTGATCGCCACCAAGTTCGGTTTTGACATCGACCCGGTGACCGGTGCCCGCGGCACAGGTACCAACAGCCAGCCCGCCCACATCCGGGCCGCCGTAGAGGCCAGTCTGAAGCGGCTTCGCACCGAGCGGATCGACCTTCTGTACCAGCATCGCGTTGACCCGGCGGTGCCCATCGAGGAGGTGGCCGAGGCGGTGAAAACCCTCATTGCGGAGGGCAAGGTTGCGCACTTCGGCCTTTCCGAAGCGGGTGTGCAGACTATCCGCAGGGCACATGCGGTGCAGCCGCTGACGGCAGTGCAGAGCGAATACTCACTGTTCTGGCGCGAGCCAGAGAAGGCGCTTCTTCCGTTACTTGAAGAGCTGAACATTGGCTTCGTACCCTTCAGCCCGCTGGGCGCAGGGTTCCTGACCGGAAAGATCGACGAGAACACGCAGTTCGATGCAACGGATTTTCGTAATGCGGTGCCGCGTTTCTCCGCGGAGGCACGCCGGGCCAACATGGCATTGGTCGAAGTGGTGAAGACGATGGCGGCAGAGAAGGGCGGCACGCCTGCTCAGGTTGCCTTGGCCTGGTTGCTGGCTCAGCGATCCTGGATCTCGCCGATCCCTGGCACCACCAAGCCCCATCGGCTGGATGAGAATCTGGGCGCGGTGGATCTAGTGCTCGATGCGGCCGACCTGGCGCGTATCGATGAGGACGTGGCCCGCATCAGTATCAGCGGTGAGCGCTTGCCGGAAGCTGCGTTGAAGATGACCGGCAAGTGA
- a CDS encoding flavodoxin: MTKPTANHGCRAVVAALASLPLGCSAAEPQEGAAAGRSNARTLVACFSRSGNTRVVAGLIHRSMPSDLFEIQPAVDYPADYLETVAKARQERDDGVEPALRTHIAGIGRYDTVYLGFPIWGETAPPIIRSLLSRHDMRGKTIVPFITHGGFGVGSSLRVLASHAPNARILDAFVMQADQERNTMESVNAWLATPHGTMRIRP; this comes from the coding sequence ATGACAAAGCCAACCGCCAATCACGGTTGCCGGGCAGTGGTCGCCGCTCTGGCCTCGCTGCCGCTGGGATGCTCCGCTGCGGAGCCGCAGGAGGGCGCGGCCGCGGGTCGATCGAATGCACGGACACTGGTTGCGTGCTTCTCGCGCTCGGGCAACACCCGGGTCGTTGCCGGGCTCATTCATCGCAGCATGCCCAGCGACCTGTTCGAGATACAGCCGGCTGTGGACTATCCGGCGGACTACCTGGAAACGGTGGCCAAGGCGCGGCAGGAGCGCGACGACGGGGTAGAACCGGCGCTGCGCACCCACATTGCCGGCATTGGTCGCTATGACACCGTCTACCTAGGCTTTCCGATCTGGGGCGAGACCGCGCCGCCGATCATTCGTTCGCTGTTGTCGCGGCACGACATGAGGGGCAAGACGATCGTGCCGTTCATCACCCATGGCGGCTTCGGCGTGGGCAGCAGCCTGCGCGTCCTGGCCAGCCATGCACCCAACGCCCGCATCCTGGATGCATTCGTGATGCAGGCCGACCAGGAACGCAACACCATGGAGAGCGTCAACGCCTGGTTGGCCACTCCGCACGGCACGATGAGGATTCGACCATGA
- a CDS encoding LysR family transcriptional regulator produces the protein MSVENYDQLAMFVLVARERSFTRAAAQLGMSQPALSRSMRQLEERLGVRLLARTTRSVSPTEAGEQLLRVIAPRFEEIDTELAQLNAFRDKPAGRLRITAGEHAALTVMQPVLGRLLPANPDLNIEVIVDYGLTDIVAEGFDAGIRMGEQVAKDMIAVRVGPDLRMAVVGSPAYFQRHPKPKSPHDLTRHNCITIRLPTHGGIFAWEFEKKGQELKVRVEGQLVFNNIALRLGAALEGLGLAYMPEDLVRTNVQAGTLVHVLQDWCPSFPGYHLYYPSRRQSSPAFTLLRDALRYRD, from the coding sequence ATGAGCGTAGAGAACTACGACCAGTTGGCCATGTTCGTCCTGGTGGCGCGGGAGCGCAGTTTTACCCGGGCTGCGGCCCAGCTGGGCATGTCCCAGCCTGCCCTGAGCCGATCGATGCGGCAGCTGGAAGAGCGCCTGGGTGTGCGCCTGCTTGCCCGGACCACCCGCAGTGTGTCGCCCACCGAGGCCGGGGAGCAGCTGCTGCGGGTGATTGCACCGCGCTTCGAGGAAATCGACACGGAGTTGGCCCAGCTCAACGCTTTTCGCGACAAGCCCGCCGGTCGCCTGCGCATCACGGCAGGTGAACATGCCGCGCTCACCGTGATGCAGCCGGTACTGGGCAGGCTGCTGCCGGCCAATCCCGATCTGAACATCGAAGTGATCGTCGACTACGGGTTGACCGACATCGTCGCCGAGGGCTTCGACGCCGGCATCCGCATGGGCGAACAGGTGGCCAAGGATATGATTGCCGTGCGCGTTGGGCCTGACCTGCGCATGGCCGTGGTCGGATCGCCTGCCTATTTCCAGCGCCATCCGAAACCGAAATCGCCGCACGACCTCACCCGGCACAACTGCATCACCATCCGCCTGCCAACCCATGGTGGCATCTTCGCGTGGGAGTTCGAGAAAAAGGGGCAGGAACTGAAAGTACGGGTGGAAGGCCAACTGGTGTTCAACAACATCGCGCTGCGCCTGGGCGCCGCGCTGGAGGGGCTGGGGCTGGCCTACATGCCCGAGGATCTCGTCCGCACCAACGTGCAGGCGGGCACCTTGGTCCATGTCCTGCAGGACTGGTGCCCCTCCTTCCCCGGCTACCATCTGTACTACCCGAGTCGCAGGCAGTCGTCGCCTGCGTTCACCCTGTTGCGTGATGCGTTGCGCTATCGGGATTGA
- a CDS encoding aldo/keto reductase: MNDLPTNAQRRSILKGAATLAALPLAGALATSTANATPAAAAPRMDARRMLGTLQVSSIGLGVQNMSRTYQTTIPSRTEMHRIIRAAFDRGMTFYDAAEAYGPHEVERILGEGVASFRNEVVIATKFGWNIDLETGARGPGLISRPAHIKRAVEGMLKRLRTDRIDLLYQHRVDPQVPIEDVAGAIQDLMTEGKVLHWGLCEMGLKTLRRAHAALPVAAVQSEYSMLWRGPEQEVLAACAELGIGFVPWSPLGVGFLTSAIDARTRFAEGDIRGIETRFAPPNLEHNLALVDLLSDWAARKQATPARIALAWLMAQRPWIVPIPGTTQMAHLLDNLGAGGVIFNDGELQELNAAVAAVAVQGERLPPVVQAYSGVEAPLR; encoded by the coding sequence ATGAACGATCTGCCCACCAACGCCCAACGCCGCTCGATCCTGAAGGGCGCCGCCACGCTGGCTGCACTGCCGCTGGCCGGCGCGCTGGCCACTTCCACGGCAAACGCCACCCCCGCAGCTGCAGCGCCGAGAATGGACGCCCGCCGCATGCTCGGAACGCTGCAGGTTTCCAGCATCGGGTTGGGCGTGCAGAACATGAGCCGCACCTACCAGACCACCATCCCCTCCCGCACCGAGATGCACCGCATCATCCGCGCTGCGTTTGATCGCGGGATGACGTTCTACGACGCAGCCGAGGCCTATGGCCCGCACGAAGTGGAACGGATCCTGGGGGAGGGGGTTGCCTCGTTCCGCAACGAAGTGGTGATCGCCACCAAGTTCGGCTGGAACATCGACCTGGAAACCGGTGCGCGTGGCCCGGGCCTGATCAGCAGGCCAGCGCATATTAAACGGGCAGTGGAGGGCATGCTCAAGCGGCTGCGTACCGACCGCATCGATCTGCTGTACCAGCACCGCGTGGACCCGCAGGTGCCGATCGAAGACGTGGCCGGTGCGATCCAGGACCTGATGACCGAGGGCAAGGTGCTGCATTGGGGCCTGTGCGAGATGGGCCTGAAGACGCTTCGCCGCGCGCACGCTGCGCTGCCGGTGGCCGCTGTGCAGAGCGAGTACTCGATGCTCTGGCGCGGCCCCGAACAGGAGGTGCTTGCTGCGTGCGCCGAGCTGGGCATCGGATTCGTGCCGTGGAGCCCACTGGGCGTCGGCTTCCTGACCAGTGCGATCGACGCCCGGACACGGTTTGCCGAGGGCGACATTCGCGGCATCGAAACGCGTTTCGCCCCGCCGAACCTGGAACACAACCTGGCATTGGTGGACCTGCTCAGCGACTGGGCCGCGCGAAAACAGGCGACGCCTGCGCGGATCGCACTGGCCTGGCTGATGGCGCAGCGACCTTGGATCGTGCCGATCCCCGGCACCACGCAGATGGCACATCTGCTGGACAACCTGGGCGCAGGCGGGGTTATCTTCAACGACGGTGAGCTGCAGGAGCTCAACGCGGCAGTTGCCGCGGTGGCAGTGCAGGGCGAGCGTCTTCCGCCAGTAGTGCAGGCATACAGCGGCGTCGAGGCGCCTCTGCGTTAG
- a CDS encoding carboxymuconolactone decarboxylase family protein: protein MTTPRKSPAQTALLGAALSVAAPFSGAGEMPIQQITRSGTQSSVAGPAETFVGKVRVDPLFPADKDVQVSSAYVSFEPGARSAWHTHPAGQRLVVTSGVGLTQEWGKPVQQIHAGDVVVCPAGVKHWHGAAPHNAMTHLAVTGVAEGKSVAWLEQVSDDQYRQASAGIEAPVAGPLSPRQQAIPLIAAAAASSDMPQLNAALRRGLDAGLTLSETKEVLVQLYAYAGFPKSLNALGELMNVVRAREVQGIATAPGQPPTGKVPVGDALRAVGTANQTRISGVPVTGPVMDFAPIINQYLQTHLFGEIFERDNLDWQSRELATVGALAVMPGVEAQLRSHMAASQRVGLSRAQLQHVARLLAHNGYAAASTRAVQALEQTPAPKP, encoded by the coding sequence ATGACCACGCCTCGTAAATCACCCGCGCAGACGGCGCTGCTGGGCGCTGCATTGAGCGTGGCGGCACCGTTCTCCGGCGCCGGCGAAATGCCCATCCAGCAGATCACCCGGTCGGGAACACAATCGTCCGTTGCCGGTCCAGCAGAGACCTTCGTTGGCAAAGTGCGCGTGGATCCGCTGTTCCCAGCGGACAAGGACGTGCAGGTCTCATCCGCATACGTCAGCTTTGAGCCGGGCGCGCGTTCGGCCTGGCACACCCATCCCGCCGGGCAGCGATTGGTGGTTACCTCTGGCGTTGGGCTGACCCAGGAATGGGGCAAGCCGGTGCAGCAGATACACGCCGGGGATGTGGTGGTGTGTCCGGCCGGGGTCAAGCATTGGCACGGCGCCGCGCCGCACAACGCGATGACCCATCTCGCGGTAACCGGTGTGGCAGAGGGAAAATCGGTGGCCTGGCTGGAGCAGGTGAGTGATGACCAGTACCGCCAAGCGTCAGCAGGCATCGAGGCGCCCGTTGCCGGGCCGCTTTCGCCGAGGCAGCAGGCGATCCCGCTGATTGCAGCCGCTGCGGCCAGCAGCGACATGCCCCAGCTCAATGCCGCCTTGCGCCGGGGACTGGATGCTGGCCTGACGCTGAGCGAGACAAAGGAAGTGCTCGTGCAGCTGTATGCCTATGCGGGGTTCCCGAAGAGCCTCAACGCCTTGGGCGAGCTGATGAACGTCGTGCGCGCACGTGAGGTGCAAGGCATCGCCACCGCGCCCGGGCAACCGCCCACCGGGAAGGTTCCCGTAGGCGATGCACTCCGCGCGGTGGGCACCGCCAATCAGACCCGGATCTCCGGTGTCCCGGTGACCGGGCCGGTCATGGACTTCGCCCCGATCATCAACCAGTACCTGCAGACGCACCTGTTCGGCGAGATCTTCGAGCGCGACAACCTGGACTGGCAAAGCCGTGAGCTGGCGACGGTGGGTGCACTGGCAGTGATGCCCGGCGTGGAGGCGCAGCTGCGCTCGCACATGGCGGCCAGCCAGCGCGTGGGCCTCAGCCGCGCACAGTTGCAGCACGTGGCCCGACTGCTGGCCCACAACGGTTACGCGGCCGCATCCACCCGCGCGGTGCAGGCGTTGGAACAGACCCCGGCACCCAAGCCCTGA
- a CDS encoding alpha/beta hydrolase gives MKHIVHATLLAMSLGLAAGNASAADYTLNPFQLAYEGAITRNVPIEVNIHSVSYPLNGIEIAANFYTPANFDASRKYPTIVVAHPNGGVKEQVAGLYAQRLAQQGYIAIAADAAYQGASGGQPRSVDMPSHRIEDIHGMADFISRFPWVDTSRLGLLGICGGGGYSLAAAQTDKRFKAVATISMFNSGRVRRNGYADSQLDTIQQRLQQASQARAQQAAGGEVLYSGDANLSDEQIAKLPFDLYRQGYEYYWKTHAHPNSTFRYTTSSLLDLMRWDATNQIELINQPLLMIAGSKADSLYMTQDAFAKATGTIDKQLVLLEGATHIETYWVPKYVDAAVASLTTFYTRTLAP, from the coding sequence ATGAAGCACATCGTGCACGCCACGCTGTTGGCGATGTCTCTCGGCTTGGCAGCAGGCAATGCCTCCGCTGCCGACTACACACTCAACCCCTTCCAACTGGCCTACGAAGGTGCGATCACGCGCAATGTGCCCATTGAGGTCAACATTCACTCGGTGTCCTATCCGCTGAATGGAATCGAGATCGCGGCAAACTTCTACACGCCCGCCAATTTTGATGCCTCGCGGAAGTACCCGACCATCGTGGTTGCCCACCCCAATGGCGGGGTCAAAGAGCAGGTGGCCGGCCTGTACGCGCAACGCCTGGCCCAGCAGGGCTACATCGCCATTGCCGCCGATGCGGCCTATCAGGGGGCAAGCGGCGGCCAGCCGCGCAGCGTGGACATGCCTTCCCACCGCATCGAGGACATCCACGGCATGGCGGACTTCATCAGTCGATTCCCCTGGGTGGACACCTCGCGCCTGGGCTTGCTCGGCATCTGTGGTGGCGGCGGCTACTCGCTGGCGGCCGCGCAGACCGACAAGCGCTTCAAGGCCGTAGCCACGATCAGCATGTTCAACTCTGGCCGAGTGCGCCGCAACGGTTATGCCGACTCGCAGCTGGACACCATCCAACAGCGCCTGCAGCAGGCTTCGCAGGCGCGCGCACAGCAGGCCGCCGGCGGCGAAGTGCTGTACTCCGGCGATGCCAACCTCAGCGACGAGCAGATCGCCAAGCTCCCCTTCGATCTGTATCGGCAGGGCTATGAGTATTACTGGAAGACGCATGCCCATCCCAATTCCACCTTCCGCTACACGACCAGCAGCCTGCTGGACCTGATGCGCTGGGACGCCACCAACCAGATCGAGCTGATCAACCAACCACTGCTGATGATTGCCGGCAGCAAGGCGGACAGTCTGTACATGACCCAGGATGCCTTCGCCAAAGCAACCGGTACCATCGACAAGCAGCTGGTGCTGCTGGAGGGGGCCACGCACATCGAGACCTACTGGGTGCCGAAGTACGTGGATGCTGCCGTCGCCTCGCTCACCACGTTCTACACCCGGACGCTTGCACCATGA
- a CDS encoding alpha/beta fold hydrolase: MQTRTRLRTLVPSLPSTLLWVAVSLCATTAMANEPLQIDSQGSFLAGGTTKKESGTFDPLKPSNPDGQSYHGDHVYAFYQKPVDARTLPIVMWHGAGQSSKSWETTADGREGFQNLFLRRRFATYLIDQPRRGKAGRSMVEATLKPVADDQMWFNQFRIGLWPNYFGGSQFPKGEAALDQFFRSVTPNTGPFDLGVVSDGVAAVLQKTGPAILFTHSQAGGPGWMTAIKSPNVRAIVAFEPGSSFVFAKDDAPAPIPSAFDTVAPALVSPAEFKALTRIPILVLYGDNIPDKPVDLPAQDSWRARLEMARAWRDAVNRQGGDVTLIHLPEMGIRGNSHFLFSDLNNVQIADLVSEFLQKKHLDR; the protein is encoded by the coding sequence ATGCAGACTCGCACGCGCCTTCGCACTCTGGTGCCCAGCCTCCCCTCCACACTGCTCTGGGTTGCGGTTTCCCTCTGCGCCACGACCGCCATGGCCAACGAGCCACTGCAGATCGATTCGCAAGGCAGCTTCCTCGCTGGGGGCACGACCAAGAAGGAGTCTGGCACGTTCGATCCGTTGAAGCCCTCCAATCCGGATGGCCAGAGCTATCACGGCGATCACGTCTACGCCTTCTACCAGAAGCCGGTGGACGCGCGCACGTTGCCCATCGTGATGTGGCACGGTGCGGGCCAGTCTTCGAAGAGCTGGGAGACGACGGCCGATGGGCGTGAGGGCTTCCAGAACCTGTTCCTGCGTCGTCGTTTCGCTACCTATCTGATCGATCAACCCCGACGCGGCAAGGCCGGCCGAAGCATGGTCGAGGCGACGCTGAAGCCCGTGGCAGACGATCAGATGTGGTTCAACCAGTTCCGGATCGGCCTCTGGCCAAACTACTTCGGTGGCAGCCAGTTCCCGAAAGGGGAGGCCGCGCTTGACCAGTTCTTCCGTTCGGTCACGCCCAACACCGGCCCCTTCGACCTCGGCGTAGTGTCGGACGGGGTAGCCGCCGTGCTGCAGAAGACAGGGCCTGCGATCCTGTTTACCCATTCGCAGGCGGGCGGTCCTGGCTGGATGACGGCCATAAAAAGCCCCAACGTCCGCGCGATCGTCGCGTTCGAGCCTGGCAGCAGCTTCGTGTTCGCAAAGGACGATGCGCCGGCACCGATTCCCAGCGCGTTCGATACCGTCGCTCCCGCGCTGGTTTCGCCCGCGGAATTCAAGGCGCTGACCCGGATCCCGATTCTGGTGCTGTATGGCGACAACATTCCTGACAAGCCGGTTGACCTGCCGGCGCAGGACAGTTGGCGGGCCCGGTTGGAAATGGCCCGCGCCTGGCGTGATGCCGTCAATCGGCAGGGCGGTGATGTCACCCTGATCCATCTGCCGGAGATGGGAATCCGTGGCAACAGCCACTTCCTCTTCTCAGACCTCAACAACGTCCAGATCGCCGATCTGGTGAGTGAGTTCCTGCAGAAGAAGCATCTGGATCGTTGA